One region of Anas acuta chromosome Z, bAnaAcu1.1, whole genome shotgun sequence genomic DNA includes:
- the TAL2 gene encoding T-cell acute lymphocytic leukemia protein 2, translating to MTRKIFTNTRERWRQQNVNSAFAKLRKLIPTHPPDKKLSKNETLRLAMRYINFLVKVLGEPGLQQTAAAARGSLLGFFQQAPRLQSMEELALVESCGASSPGGSSNIAECCWPETLSP from the coding sequence ATGACAAGGAAGATCTTCACCAACACCAGGGAGCGATGGAGGCAGCAGAACGTCAACAGCGCCTTTGCCAAGCTGAGGAAACTCATTCCCACCCACCCGCCCGACAAAAAGCTCAGCAAGAACGAGACGCTGCGGCTCGCCATGAGGTACATCAACTTCCTCGTCAAGGTGCTGGGAGAGCCCGGCCTGCAGCAGACGGCAGCGGCAGCACGAGGCAGCCTCCTGGGCTTCTTCCAGCAAGCCCCACGCCTGCAGAGCATGGAGGAGCTGGCTCTGGTTGAGAGCTGTGGCGCCTCCTCTCCTGGTGGGAGCAGCAATATTGCAgagtgctgctggccagagacTTTGTCTCCTTAG